CGAAGCGTGACGCCCTGGTGATTTACGGGGGCGCCGACGAGACCTTGTTCAACCCCACGGCGCGCTACTTCCAGGACCTCTGGAGCCTCGATCTGGAGAGCCTGAGCTGGAAGGAGCTAGCGCCGGCCATCACGGCTCGCCCGACTGGGCGCTTCTGGCCGGCGCTGGGCTTCGATGAAGCCAGTGACCGCTACCTGATCTTCGGAGGCCACGACGATCAGACTCTGGGGAATCGAAACGACTTGTGGGCGATGTCGCCGACCGATGGGTCTTGGATCGAACTCACCGGGGGCGACACGCTGCAGAATACGAATACCGGTGTCTGTGATTTCCCAGTGGATTTCACTGATGTGGACACTGCTGCACCAGAACGGCGCCACGCTCAAGGTGTCGCTTTCGCGAAGGCGTGCGGAGAGATGCTGGTGGTCGGCGGCAAGACAGACTGCGGCGTGGTCGACGATGTGTGGAGCTACTCCGCGGGAAGCTGGCAGGAGCTAAGGGCAGCGACGGAAGGTGAGGTCTGCCTGCGCTGGCGCAGCGACACCTCCCTCTGCAACAACCTCTGTAACTGAGGCTGGGGATCGATCAGCGGCGCTGTTCGCGGCGACCCTCGAGCGTGCGGCGACCTTCTAGAACTGCGCCGTCCACGGTCATGGCGACGACTTGCCCTTCGTGGGCGAGTAGACTGACGAACGGTGTCTGCAGGCTGTTGTCTCCCCAGGTTCGCACCCAACCCGCGCCGGGAGTGTGCGCCCGATACCACAGCGCGCCTCGGGAGGCCGTCCAGGCGCCGCCCACGGAGTCTAGCGCCGTGACAGAGAAGTCTGCGCTCGCGTCCAGCGTCTCTTGTTCAATCAGCTCGCCCCGCAGCGTTACGGCTGTCCCAGCAGCGCCGACCGCCAGGCCCACACCGAGCACCGGATGCCCCGCCGCACCCAAGTAGGCACGCACCTTAGGGCACTGAATCCGTGCGGATTCCCACATCAGCGGGCGGTAGCGCGCGACGAAGCCCTCGCCTTGAACGTCGCGTCCGGTGACGAGCCACTCCTCGTCAGCGACTCGGGCGAGGGCGGTGATGTTCGCTGCTTTGGGTAGCGCTGCTGGTTTGAGCCAGCGCCCCGCGATCACGCAGAACAACAGCGCCGGGCTGTCGTCTCGCGAACCCGCGACCACCGCGATGTCGTTGGGGTCGCCATGGGCGCGCTCGAACACCGTCTTGCGGCTCTGTTCGCCGAACTTGCGCGCGCCGCTCGCGTCGTAGGTGCAGAGCAGCCCCTCCTCCCCGCCAAGCAACCAGCGCCCCGCCGCCTGACGGCTCACGAAGCGTAAGCGCGACGCATCGAGGCCGTGAGTCGGGGCCATTTGCCATTCGCTACCCGTCCAAAACCACAGCCCGCTGGTGGTTAGCGCCAGGCAGCGACCATCGCCATCCCAAGAAACCTCGCGCGCGATGAAGCCCACCTGCGGTCTCTGACGCAGCGTCCAGCTCCAGCTTGGAGCCTCAGCCTGCCGTGACAGCAACATCAGGGACTGGAAGCGCCTCCCGCCAGCGTGGGACATCGGAGCTTCTTCCAGGTGGGGACTCAAGAGTGCCGCGAGCTCGCGGGCGCTCTGGGGGCGCGCCTGGATCTCATTGCTGGTCGCTCGCGCGAGCAACTGATCGATGGCAGCACACGCATCAGGCTGTGCCTTGAGTTCCGGGCAGAGCCCCGCGGTGTCGGTGAGCCGACGTCGCGCTGGCTCGCGGCTAGCGATGATCGCCTCCACTGGCCCATCGATCTGAAAGTAATCTTCTCCGGTCAGCGCCAGGTACACCAGGCAGGCGAAGCTGAACACATCGGTCCAGGGTCCGATCTGTGATTCCCCGGGGAAAAGTTGTTCCGGGGCCGCATAGCCTGGAGTGCCAAGCGCGGCGTTCTCGCCAAACGTCTGCCCGAGGCCAACGGGGCGCGCGATACCGAAGTCGGCGATCTTGAACACCTCGTTCGCGTCAGCCCCGCAACACAGGACGTTGCCTGGGGAGATATCGCGGTGGATCACGCTCACGGCGTGGATGGCTTCCAGGCCCTCCGACACGCAATGAACGAAGTGCGCCGCTCGTCTCAAATCGAAGGCGTAGCCCGAGACTTGCAGGGAGCTGTCCACGCGTTCGTGCAGCGCGGTGCCTTCAACGCCGCCGTGGACGTACTCTACGGCGTTCCAGGGGACCTCGAAGTTCCCGCGTCGGGTCGGCGCCGCGACGCTTCCGCTATCGAGCAGCCGCACAACGAATGGGGTCGTTGGCACGCGTTCGTTCAAACGCCCCAGCGCGACCGCTTCCTTGCGGATCATCATCATGGCAGCCTCGCCCATCCGCGATAGAAAGGATGGGCGCGTCACCTTGAGCACTACCGGCGTCTCGCCCTCCGGTCCCAAGCGCATGCCGAAGAAGGCCACGCTCGCCGTACCTTCGCCGATCACGTACTCCAGACGATAGTTCACCCCGTTCTGGGTTTGGGACGGCACCAAGCTGCCCCCGAAGGCGCCGAGCTCGATGCTGTCGGGGCTCAGGTGATTGCTTGGGGGAGGGCTGCTCTGGGTCACGGCTGCATCTCGGGTGTTCATTGGCAGGTGTCGCCAAGTTCGTAGCCAGCCCGGCACTCACATTCGCAGCGCGCCTGCAGCGTCGGGTCCTGGAAACGACATTTGGGGATCACGTTGAGGCTCGTCGTGGCTTGCTCGTTGTCTTCGAGACGAATCACGGTGATGTCGAGACGCCAGACCTCGTCGCGGACACTGCGGGACTTTTCGTAGTTCGGGCACGCGGGGATGTGATCGACCTGACTGCGCGAGCGAATATCGGGTTGCCACCAGCCCTCTTCTCCTTCGATGGGTCGCATGGCGACGGTGCGCGCTTCGCGCGCCAAGATCGCGCCGTTGTCCGGGAAGTGGAGCTGCGCTTGGAGCTCCGCAGTCGTCGACTGGAGGTTCTTCACTTGTGCGGCGACGTACATCACGTGCCCGCCTTGAATCGCGGCGGAGAGGTCCACGACGTCTCCGTCTTGCAGCAAGACGAGCGGCAGGCCTTCGTCGATGAACGCGGCTGCCCGCAGCTCCATCGGGCCCAACGCAACCACATCCGCCTGCACGTCTTCCCCTGCATCGCTGGACTCGCCGCCCGGAGGATCCGAGCTGCACCCGACCAGCGCAGCACACATCAGAACACAAACAGCTGCAAGGTAGTTCACGGTGCCACTCATCAGACTGCTCACTTCGCGACCTCGCACGAGCCGATGCGAAACGCCATCGATCCACTGCGGACACAGCCTCAGCGTATCCGTTTGCTGTGCGCGGATGGTCGCCATGCTTGGCGCCTCGAAACTACCCGCGACCCGGTCAGCATGCCATATTCGGGCGGTCGTTCGATGTCACTCCAAACACACCTAAAGCCTTCCACCGCGTCGAAAGGCGCTGGCCTTGTCCTCTTAGCCTCCCGTTTGGGCGGCAATCTTCGGCGCCCGATGCTGGCTGTGGCGTGTGCGCTCTTGAGCGGCCCCGCGTTGGTCGGCTGCGGAGAAAGCAGCACGGAAAGTAGCGGGAGCGGCGGCACGGCGGGCGCCGCTGGGGCAAGCGCGGGCGGCAGCGGCGGAACCGGGGGCAGTGTTGAAGTGCTCACCACCGTCGAGTCAGCCATTGGCCCAGTGGCTGCGGCCGTGGGCGATGAAGACACCGTGTGCATCTTCAAACGCATGCAGAACCCCGCGGGCTTCGTGCGGAACATCCGTGGTCATCTCACCGATGGCTCACATCACATGATCGTCTACGTGTCTGGAGAGACGGAGGAGCAACTCGAGCCCAAGCACTGTGGCGGCTTCAGCGGCATCTTCAACCTCAACGGCGGAATCCCCGGCCTCGACTCCGTCGACATCCCCGTGTTCATCGCCCAGCAGCACGAGGCCGAACTGAACCTGCCGAGTGATCCCGAGACCGGTAAACCGCTTGGTTTCCGTGTGGAAGAGAATCAGATGCTGCGCATCGAGCTGCACTGGTTCAATACGACGCCGAAGGCTCAGCAAGTGACCGGTACCGTGGAGTTCGATGTAGCCGGAGAAGACGAAGACGTGATGGAGTCTTCGTTTGCTTTCTGGGGCAGCACGGCCATCGACATCCCGCCTCACTCTCAATTCACCACGCCCGTCTTGTTCCAGAAGGCGATGGCGGACACCAAAGGCTTCGCCGTCACCACCCATCAGCACCAGCTCGGCACGAACATGAAGATCTGGAAAGCTGATGGGACCAACGTCAGCGACGACAAGCTCCTCATCGAGTCGACGGACTGGGCGGAGCCGCCGCTCAAGATGCTCGATCCTCCGGAGCTCTTCGATGTAGGTGAGGGCCTCGCGTATCAGTGCGCGTGGGACAACACGACGGACTCTCAGGTCGGCTTCGGCGAGGGCTTCGGCGACGAGATGTGCTTCCTTTGGATGTACTACTATCCGAGCAACGGCTTCGACCTCTGCATGCACTTCAACGCAGGCTCTCAGACGGGCGTGTGTAACCACCTCACGCGCTGAGTGCGCCGCGAGTTGTCTCTCGACTAACCGCGATCCAAGCGCTGAATCACACGCTCCGCGTTCCAGCGACGCTTCGGGTCACTCTGCATGAGTCCCTTGCAGATCGCATCCAAATCGTCGGGAACTTGAGGCAACAACAGCGACGGGCTAGGTGCGCCGACGGTGCGCTTGCGCACGAAGACTTCGTGGGCCGAACCGACGAAGGGAAGCGCACCGCATAGGGCTTCGAAGAGCACCACGCCCATCGAGTACCAATCCACCGCTGGCGAAAGCTCCCGAGCGTTCCATTGCTCTGGCGCCATGTAGGCGGCAGTGCCCACTAGCTCTCCATCGCTGTTCGGGGCCTGGCTAGCGGGCGCCGCGTCCGGCGTTGGCAGTTGCTCAGCCGCCAGGCCATAGTCCATGACGACCAGGCGCCCCCTGGAATCCACGCGGATATTGCCTCGGGTGATGTCTCGGTGGATCAGCCCTTGCCGATGCGCGTACTCGAGGCCAGCGCAAAGCTGCCGCAGAGCGTTGCGCGCGCGGTCCATACCGCCGCTTTCAGGAGGAGTGAAAACGGAGCGGTTCGCCGCGCGGCTCTTCTCGCCGAGCAGCAGGTTACCCTCAAGATCCTCCTCCGCCTCCATGCCCAGCGCCTCGATACCCGACGGTGACTCCTCGCGGATATACCGCACGATGTCCACCCCGGGTACGAGCTGCATGGTGTAGAACGGCGGCTCCCAGGTCGAGTACATTGCGTAGAGTTCGACAAGGTTTTCGTGCTTGAGCTTCGACAGCAACGCGAAGCGGCGCTCGAATTCTTCGGGGGTGCGCCTGCGGGTCAGCTGCTTGAGCGCGACCTCCCGGCCTTCCTTATGGTCCACCGCTAGGTAGACGCGCCCGCCAGCGCCTTCTCCGAGCTGTTTGAGGAGCTCGTAGCGTTGCTCAGGGCCGAAAGGTTTTGGGTAGTCCGTCACGGGTTCTGGAAATCATAGACCGAACCCAGCCCGAGGAGCTGGGTTAGCTCGTCCAGGGCGGTCTCCACCTCACGCAGGAACGCCACGTCGAGCAAGTCCTCGAAGCTCAGGCGGTCCCGGTAGTGACGTTCCACCCAGCTCTTTAGATCCGAGTACAAGGCGTCATCCAGTAGCACCCGAGCACCCAACTTGCCGACGTCAGCGTCCTCGAGGGGCACGCGCAGGCGCAGGCAGGCTGGACCGCCGCCGTTCTTCATCGACTGATTCACGTCCAGGTAGTGCACCGCGCTGACCCGATTGTCCTCGGCTACGACGCGCTCCAGGAAGCGGTGAGCGGCCGCGCTCTGCTTCGCTTCTTCAGGGGCGACGATCGCCATCTCGCCGTTTGGTAGCTCGAGCAGCTGCGAGTTGAATGGATAGGCGGCGACGGCGTCCGCAGCCGGCAGTTCGCCTTGCTTCGCCAAGCAATACTGAAAGCTGTCGCCCAGGCGTCGCTTGAGTTCTTCCAAGAGCTCTTGAGTGTCAACGAAGGCTAGCTCGTGGAGCAGCAACAGGTTCGCGCTGCCCACCGCTAGCACGTCGGTATGAAACGCGCCGTCATCGATTCCGCGTGGAGCTTGCTGCCAGAGCAGCGCTCGGTCTCCGAGCTGATGCAGTCTAGCGACGGCGCGGGATGCCTCGTAGGTTTGGCGCGCGGGAAAGCGCCCCGGCTCCTGGTCGTCACTGGACTTGTAAGCGCGGCGGCCCCAGCCAAAAAGATGCGTTGCGCCCTGAGGAGTGTAGAGCCGCGTGTGGTTGGCAGCGCCTTCGTCTGCGAAGTGGCTCACGCTCGGCAACGCGTCGTGAACTTCGAAGCGCGCTTCGTCCGCGAAGATGCGTCGCAGAACTCGCGTCGTGGTGGGCGCCTCCAAGCTGCGGTGAAACATCGCGCTCAAGTTGGCGGGCGTGAGGTGTGTGCGCCCGTCTGCCGCATCGGTGCTCGGCGCGACGGTAGCCGCGTTCGCCGTCCACATCGCGGACGCACTGGAGCAAAGTCGCAGCAGCTGTTCGTCTTGCTCTGCCGCCTGGCGCAGGACCGCGCTGGCTTCGCCCACGAAGCCAAGGCGACGTAGGGCGCCGACATCCGGCCGCGGCTGGGGCGGCAACACCGCTTGAGCGATCCCCAGGTCGCGAACGAAGCGCATCTTCTCCAGGCCCTGCAGCGCAGCGCTCTTGGGGTTCGACAGATGCCCCGCGTGCTCCGTCGATGCGATGTTGCCCGGGCTCAAGCCAGCGAAGTTGTGGCTTGGACCAGGCAGGCCGTCGAAGTTCAGCTCGCGGGTTGCTTGAGTACTCACGGGTGCGGGTCTCGCATGAGCGCCGCGAAGGGCTCAAGCCCTGCGTCAGCGAGCGTGGTTTCTGCGGGTATCTCGCAACTGGCGCAGAGCGTCACGGCCTTTCCGCTGCCACGGTCCAGGCGGCCGAGTGTTTCCGGGTGCTTGGCTTGCTCGGGGGGGAGCCGGCACCGCGCTTGGCAGAACCGGCGGACCTCACCCCCAAAACTGGCGATTGAGTCAGCGCTTGATGCGTGAGGTCAGGCGCTTGCCAGCGCGCAGCGCCCGGCCCAGATAGTGGTAGAGCGGTGTCTTGCTATGCTCGTCCTTGGTCGGGAACTGTTCCGTGAGGAAAGGAAAGTACAGGGTCCGCCGCAGGCTGCGTAACCCACTGTGGGGCGACTGCTCGACACGGTGCCAGGTGCGACCGTCGTGCAAGGTCAGGTCGCCGGGCTGCGTCTCGATGGCGATCTCGTGTGCGTCTTCGCCGTGAGAAAGAAAGTAAACCTTGCGGAAAAGAAAGCCGAGCGGTCCCTGCTTGTGGCTACCGGGAATCACCCGCAGCCCGCCGTCCTCCCGCTGCACGCGGTCGAGGTGGAGGCCGACGTTGAGCATGCGCTTTGGCATGCGCAGGTAGAACAGATCACGCAGGCCGTCGGTGTGCCAGCCAAGGCGTGGATAGGCGCTCCCCGCCACGTTCAGGTTGCGGTTCGCTACCAGGCCGTCCATCTCGTGATCACCGATATGCGTCTGCTCACCAATCATGCGGCGCACTGCATCGAAGCGAGAGTCTCGCAAAAATCCGTGTAGATATTCGCTAAAGCATGAGGTGAAGGGCAGGCGCTGCAAGAACGGCTGCCCCTCTACGCCTTTGCCTCGGAAGATCGGGATGCCGTAGACCTCCTTGCGCCCTTCTGCGAGCCACTTGGCTTCGATCTGGTTGAGCTCCTCGGCGATTCGCTCGACCTCATGCGGCTTGGCGACCTGGGAGAAGATGATGAACCCGTAGTGATCCAGGAAGGCGTGCTGCTCGGGGGTGATCTCCGCACCCAGCTCAAAGCGGGTGGTGATCGGTAGGATCTCCGTTGGGCGTGCCGCAGCGGAGACCGGAGGGGATGAAGCTTGAGTGGTCTGGGTTTGCATCATGAACTCCTAGGAGCTGCCGTTCAGCTGGCTCCCGTTGCGGCGAGTTGCGTCATGGGTCCGCCGTTCGGTTGCGGAAGGCCGAGCAGGGCGAGGGCCGCCCGCGCCAGGTGGTTCTCGACCTCGGCTAGCACCGCCTTGAAGCTGCCCTTGGGCAGCCCCGTGAGCACCCGCAGCTCATGATCGCTGCTGAGCGCGTAGCGTGAAACCAAGAAGGTGGTGCTTTGGGCCGCGAGTCGCAGCTCGGTTAGGCTCTTGCCGGTTGCGTTCGCCAGTGCGCCGGATATTTCCTCGAGGAATGGCAACTGCAGCGCTTGCTGCTGGACCGGCCCCAGCTCTCCGTGCTCCACCACGGTGCGCATCAAGAGCCGAATGCTGGTCTGGTGCTCGCGCGCGAAGTGGAAGGAGACGCGCACCGCCTCGCTCATGAGCTGCTCCACTGAACTAGCGGTCTTGAGCTGACTCATCAGCTCAGCGCGCATGTTGTGCAGCTCCTCGTACATGGATTCCACGCACGCCTGGTAGAGTTCGTCCTTGCTACCGAAGTAGTGGTGAACCATGCCCAAGCTGACTCCAGCGCTTCGCGCGATGTCGCGCACGGAAACGCCTCCCAGGCCGAGGTTCGCGAAATGCGAACTCGCGCTGTCCAAGATGCGGGAGCGAGTGAGCTCAGCGTTGGCGCCAGCGGGTCGAGCCATGTGCGAAGGTTAATTAATCAAACGTTCGATTACAAGGGAAAGGATTCTTCGCTAGAATCCAACAAGTTCAAACAGTTAAGGTTTCGCTCTCCGGGTCGCTTGGGGAGCTGGGGCGACGAAGCGCGGCTCCGGGGTGAGCTGAAACGCGAGTGTGAACGCGGTGTGGTGATTCGACAGCAGTCCACCTGCGAGAAGTGTGGCGCTCCGGAGTCAGTCGCCGAAGCCGTGAACCTTCGCGGGTGTTGGCCGACGCGGTCGGTGCGCTCGCCGAGGCGCCGCTTGCTCGCGTTTGGCTTTGCCGCGGGCGGCGAGAAACCTCGATGAATGCACCCCAGCGGTTGCTGGTTACGCGCGGAACCAAGCTACATCCGTCACCTTGGGAGGCCCAGAAGGACCGCCGTGGCACGCCGGTTGCTGATGGGGATGTCGAGGGCGCGCTCCACTGGGAAAGACACCCCGCGGTGAACGCCCCGCTCAACCTCAGGAGACGTGAAAATGAACAAGGCACTGCTTGGTATGATTGGGATTGCACTGATGGCGACCGTGGGCTGCAGCTCGGGGCGTGACGTCGAGGTCAACGGCAATGTCTCGGCAGCGTCCAGCGCTGCGGTTGATGGCGAGATCTTGCTGTCGTTCTACGAGTTCGATGCGGAGGATGATACCGTGCGGATTCATATCGACGACCGCAAGCTGTCAGCGTTGGGGGACTTCGCCGAGACGATCTCGGTCGAGGGCTCCAAGATCGTCATCGTCGCGGTGAACGATCGCGATGGCGACGGTGCTTGCTCAACCGGGGAGGCCTGGGCAGAGGTAGAGGCGGAGGTCAAAGACGACGACACGATCGAGCCGGTCTCGATTGTGCTGAACAACACCGCCTGTCCGGCGACCGGCGAGTAGTGAAGCTTGGAGGAGTGGGTTGGGCGCATGCGGGGCGCCCAACCCGCGGCGACGCAAAGCAGAAGGGTTAGGGAGACACACAATGAAGCAGGCACTGCTTGGCACCGTTGGACGCAGAGCCATTCAGCGCATAGAACCTGGGCATGCGCCTCGAGCAGCAAGACTCCTACCTGCGAACGTTCGACGCCCACGTTCAGTCGATTGGAACCTTCGGCGGGCGACCCAGCTTGATCCTCGAGGCCAGCGCGTTCTACCCGGAGAGCGGCGGCCAGCTCGGCGACACGGGGCGCATCGGGGAGGTGCGCATCGTTGATGTGCAGCAGGACGAGGCCGGCACGGTTCACCATTTGTTCGAAGGCGCAGCTCCCGAAGTTGGTGAGAATTACACTGCGGAAATTGACTGGGGCCGCCGTCGAGAGCACATGGCGCTTCACACCGGGCAGCATATGCTCAGCAAGGCGCTGCTCGATGTGGCGAAGGCGGAGACCGTCTCGTCTCGCCTGGGCGCCACGGACTGCACGATTGATGTGAGTCGTGCAGACCTCGGTCAGCGCTGGCTGGACGCGGCGGAAGCGCTGGTGAATCGAGTGATCGACGAAGCACGGCCGGTCCGCGCCTGGTTGCCCACCAACGCGGAGCTCGCGCAGCTCGAGCTGCGGCGCGCGCCCAAGGTGAGCCATGGGATCCGGGTCGTGAGCATCGAGGGCTTCGATGACACGCCCTGTGGCGGCACCCACGTGGCGAACACCGCAGAGGTGAACGTGGTTTGGATCACAGGAAGCGAGCGCTACAAGGGTGGAACTCGGATCCACTTCAGCGCTGGACCACGCGCGCGCCGTGAGCTGTTCGACCGCGCGGCGCTGCTTGGCGGGATGGCCAGCGCGCGCAGCATTGGTGTTGCGGATGTTCCTGCTGCCCTCGAGCGCAGCGAGCAGAGCTTGAAGGACGCCCGTCAGGAAGCCGGGCTCTTGCGTGGCCGCTTGGCTGATGCATTGGCTTCCAGCGTAGAGTGGCAAGGTGCGCGAGCCGTGGTTTGGCTCGAGTCGGAACTCGAACTTGGGCGGTCGCTCGCCGAGCGCTTGCTCCAGTCGCGGCCCGATGCGGAGGTGTTCCTGGCGGTGGCGATACCAGACAAGCAGTCCGTCCAGGTGATGATCGCGCGCGCTGGGCAGTCGAGCCTGGACGCTGGCGCGACGCTCAAGGCAATCGCCGTGGCGCTTGGCGGTCGCGGCGGTGGCAAACCGGAGCGCGCCGAAGGGCGCTTCGATCACGCGTTCACCTGGGACCTGGCGCGGGAGAAGTGCCCCGCGGTGTTTGGTTAGTGTCTCTGAAGTTCGCCAGACAGGCAGCGTGCTGAGCGGCGGCGGCTAGGCCTGCTCTTTTTCCCTGCGCACCCAGCGGCCATCGATCAGGCGTTCGTGGGGCAGATACTCTGCCTTGTAGCGCATCGCAGCGC
The sequence above is drawn from the Polyangiaceae bacterium genome and encodes:
- a CDS encoding serine/threonine protein kinase produces the protein MTQSSPPPSNHLSPDSIELGAFGGSLVPSQTQNGVNYRLEYVIGEGTASVAFFGMRLGPEGETPVVLKVTRPSFLSRMGEAAMMMIRKEAVALGRLNERVPTTPFVVRLLDSGSVAAPTRRGNFEVPWNAVEYVHGGVEGTALHERVDSSLQVSGYAFDLRRAAHFVHCVSEGLEAIHAVSVIHRDISPGNVLCCGADANEVFKIADFGIARPVGLGQTFGENAALGTPGYAAPEQLFPGESQIGPWTDVFSFACLVYLALTGEDYFQIDGPVEAIIASREPARRRLTDTAGLCPELKAQPDACAAIDQLLARATSNEIQARPQSARELAALLSPHLEEAPMSHAGGRRFQSLMLLSRQAEAPSWSWTLRQRPQVGFIAREVSWDGDGRCLALTTSGLWFWTGSEWQMAPTHGLDASRLRFVSRQAAGRWLLGGEEGLLCTYDASGARKFGEQSRKTVFERAHGDPNDIAVVAGSRDDSPALLFCVIAGRWLKPAALPKAANITALARVADEEWLVTGRDVQGEGFVARYRPLMWESARIQCPKVRAYLGAAGHPVLGVGLAVGAAGTAVTLRGELIEQETLDASADFSVTALDSVGGAWTASRGALWYRAHTPGAGWVRTWGDNSLQTPFVSLLAHEGQVVAMTVDGAVLEGRRTLEGRREQRR
- the astB gene encoding N-succinylarginine dihydrolase, with product MSTQATRELNFDGLPGPSHNFAGLSPGNIASTEHAGHLSNPKSAALQGLEKMRFVRDLGIAQAVLPPQPRPDVGALRRLGFVGEASAVLRQAAEQDEQLLRLCSSASAMWTANAATVAPSTDAADGRTHLTPANLSAMFHRSLEAPTTTRVLRRIFADEARFEVHDALPSVSHFADEGAANHTRLYTPQGATHLFGWGRRAYKSSDDQEPGRFPARQTYEASRAVARLHQLGDRALLWQQAPRGIDDGAFHTDVLAVGSANLLLLHELAFVDTQELLEELKRRLGDSFQYCLAKQGELPAADAVAAYPFNSQLLELPNGEMAIVAPEEAKQSAAAHRFLERVVAEDNRVSAVHYLDVNQSMKNGGGPACLRLRVPLEDADVGKLGARVLLDDALYSDLKSWVERHYRDRLSFEDLLDVAFLREVETALDELTQLLGLGSVYDFQNP
- a CDS encoding alanyl-tRNA editing protein, whose amino-acid sequence is MRLEQQDSYLRTFDAHVQSIGTFGGRPSLILEASAFYPESGGQLGDTGRIGEVRIVDVQQDEAGTVHHLFEGAAPEVGENYTAEIDWGRRREHMALHTGQHMLSKALLDVAKAETVSSRLGATDCTIDVSRADLGQRWLDAAEALVNRVIDEARPVRAWLPTNAELAQLELRRAPKVSHGIRVVSIEGFDDTPCGGTHVANTAEVNVVWITGSERYKGGTRIHFSAGPRARRELFDRAALLGGMASARSIGVADVPAALERSEQSLKDARQEAGLLRGRLADALASSVEWQGARAVVWLESELELGRSLAERLLQSRPDAEVFLAVAIPDKQSVQVMIARAGQSSLDAGATLKAIAVALGGRGGGKPERAEGRFDHAFTWDLAREKCPAVFG
- a CDS encoding phytanoyl-CoA dioxygenase family protein, with amino-acid sequence MQTQTTQASSPPVSAAARPTEILPITTRFELGAEITPEQHAFLDHYGFIIFSQVAKPHEVERIAEELNQIEAKWLAEGRKEVYGIPIFRGKGVEGQPFLQRLPFTSCFSEYLHGFLRDSRFDAVRRMIGEQTHIGDHEMDGLVANRNLNVAGSAYPRLGWHTDGLRDLFYLRMPKRMLNVGLHLDRVQREDGGLRVIPGSHKQGPLGFLFRKVYFLSHGEDAHEIAIETQPGDLTLHDGRTWHRVEQSPHSGLRSLRRTLYFPFLTEQFPTKDEHSKTPLYHYLGRALRAGKRLTSRIKR
- a CDS encoding serine/threonine protein kinase; the encoded protein is MTDYPKPFGPEQRYELLKQLGEGAGGRVYLAVDHKEGREVALKQLTRRRTPEEFERRFALLSKLKHENLVELYAMYSTWEPPFYTMQLVPGVDIVRYIREESPSGIEALGMEAEEDLEGNLLLGEKSRAANRSVFTPPESGGMDRARNALRQLCAGLEYAHRQGLIHRDITRGNIRVDSRGRLVVMDYGLAAEQLPTPDAAPASQAPNSDGELVGTAAYMAPEQWNARELSPAVDWYSMGVVLFEALCGALPFVGSAHEVFVRKRTVGAPSPSLLLPQVPDDLDAICKGLMQSDPKRRWNAERVIQRLDRG
- a CDS encoding TetR/AcrR family transcriptional regulator; this encodes MARPAGANAELTRSRILDSASSHFANLGLGGVSVRDIARSAGVSLGMVHHYFGSKDELYQACVESMYEELHNMRAELMSQLKTASSVEQLMSEAVRVSFHFAREHQTSIRLLMRTVVEHGELGPVQQQALQLPFLEEISGALANATGKSLTELRLAAQSTTFLVSRYALSSDHELRVLTGLPKGSFKAVLAEVENHLARAALALLGLPQPNGGPMTQLAATGAS